From Vanrija pseudolonga chromosome 1, complete sequence, a single genomic window includes:
- the rhlG_4 gene encoding Rhamnolipids biosynthesis 3-oxoacyl-[acyl-carrier-protein] reductase encodes MDASSLFSIKGKIALVTGGGRGVGEMIAAGFVANGAKVYISSRDAAACEATAAALTAQGPGSCVAIPGDLSKYDDCIALAKEIESREGKLDILVNNSGATWGASLEEYPDAAWNKLLTLNVQRVFTLTQALLPALEKGAAASGSPSRVINVGSVNGIDVPVLPTFAYSASKAALHHLTRHLAGHVGKSITVNALALGPFRSKMMKATLDAFEDALAQSLPMKRIGRPEDVAAAAIWLSGPGGEWVTGTIVPVDGGATVYGEAKL; translated from the exons ATGGACGCGAGCTCCCTCTTCAGCATCAAGGGCAAGATTGCGCTCGtcacgggcggcgggcgcggcgtgggcgagatG ATCGCGGCCGGCTTCGTGGCCAACGGAGCGAAAGTGTACATCTCCTCCCGTGACGCGGCGGCATGCGAggccaccgcggcggcgctcactGCCCAGGGGCCGGGGTCATGCGTCGCCATTCCCGGCGATCTGAGCAAGTACGACGACTGtatcgcgctcgccaaggagatcgagtcgcgcgagggca AactcgacatcctcgtcaacaacTCCGGCGCGACATGGGGCGCCAGTCTGGAAGAGTACCCCGACGCAGCGTGGAACAAGCTCCTCACGCTCAACGTGCAACGCGTGTTCACGCTCAcgcaggcgctgctgccggcaCTGGAGaagggcgcggcggcgagcggctcgccgtcgcgggtGATCAAC GTCGGATCAGTCAACGGAATCGACGTGCCCGTGCTCCCCACATTCGCGTACTCTGCCTCCAAGGCCGCGCTGCACCA cctcacgcgccacctcgccggccaCGTCGGCAAGAGCATCACCGTcaacgccctcgcgctcggcccgTTCCGCTCCAAGATGATGAAGGCCACCCTCGACGCCTttgaggacgcgctcgcccagtcGCTGCCCATGAAGCGCATTGGCCGCcccgaggacgtcgccgcggccgccatcTGGCTCTCTGGCCCCGGCGGAGAGTGGGTCACGGGCACGATTGTGCCGGTTGATGGGGGCGCGACCGTTTACGGAGAGGCCAAGTTGtag
- the TMA16 gene encoding Translation machinery-associated protein 16 yields MPNNRRSTMKKIGGKDGIHPGSRKAGQITRVHLRNAKLASQAKGRKELNQMKLFRPLFFLHSLSGPAALSLPSLRALISDVFLTRNDDRIAELTAERRPGRPKDKELLELEELRRREHAEWETGFEVPNLTDGATTRLMYSWTESGTNLQSSHCDLLPWVRLFANDETTVVVSRAGKLDKMGLGDGVDGEGDNWAAMGKTAEEEGKIDVEA; encoded by the exons aTGCCGAACAACAGGAGGAGCACGATGAAGAAGATCGGGGGCAAGGACGGGATCCACCCCGGATCACGAAAGG CCGGCCAGATCACCCGCGTGCACCTGCGCAACGCCAAGCTGGCCTCCCAGGCAAAGGGGAGGAAGGAGCTCAACCAGATGAAGT TGTTCCGCCCGCTCTTCTTCCTTCACTCGCTCAGtggccccgccgccctctcGCTCCCTTCCCTCCGCGCGCTCATCTCGGACGTCTTCCTCACGCGCAACGACGACCGGATCGCAGAGCTCACGGCCGAGCGCAGGCCCGGAAGgcccaaggacaaggagctgctcgagctcgaggagctccgccgccgcgagcacgccgagtgGGAGACTGGCTTTG AGGTTCCCAACCTCACGgacggcgccaccacccGTCTGATGTACTCGTGGACCGAGAGCGGCACCAACCTCCAGTCGTCACACTGCGACCTGCTGCCCTGGGTGCGCCTGTTCGCgaacgacgagacgacggtGGTGGTCAGCCGCGCCGGCAAGCTGGACAAGATGGGTCTCGGCgacggtgtcgacggcgagggcgacaactgggcggcgatgggcaagacggccgaggaggagggcaagaTTGATGTGGAGGCGTAG
- the trs120 gene encoding Transport protein particle subunit, which yields MSSTPAPQLSALADPLALARLQVLLVPVHNSASSSKGNVDLTDAVFDHWSGLFRSHQTLRGDEILHGALSPRSPSARPGKDGQGPRGRFLPNASAASISRGGSSNHVHLAFPSQPPAKHLYPLSLLRMTSFPLVVVGIAVEDGDDEVEGYSVDGKLEPAKDKKGRPRPTLQTQGWDSAFRHTLASILPETSAFPLVKRLVLVPSQTPSPSSRQGTPARKGSLQRKDSSTGGQTVVRAPLDGGDNWVARLLGELVGEVFGELGELAASLESPAGMNILSGTLLPSLSSAMPSPSHPQSPASPAAAARSRPQSASSASSRPSSLVHSNSLPIVPSSPGHGGASRTLTPGGRPTSIQNPSAPPIQASAIAPAPSPVQTSSNPFRRSGVLSSPFNRSSSANANASANVAAAALAKDIAGMAKYTTAPLAGIAGGRLLKLLGDMYLITGMYADAIKCYDDGAERARSVGDVLWEALAREGRAVAGVGEAWEARDGSNLSTPFPTSPIPVEILSHYFSALACLSRSPLPFPPTQILSPTPQTASGSFPIGTRVSAPQIGTGEGLLAYLYTSMCLRISHFVLLIFAAGGWGSIALSSLISHTLPRSFPPLLETQNDLSALRKRRLLLNQLASQSQLTRTSILGHAEAALGSYKRAMPKTEQLAVYVEVAWLARWLDLERKEAAATRQLASLLVQVITEGREESKRFASQLATDTDAGKDDNATGIGLGLPVSVNDPRSLRRRESAEGNASIISLFERACQVFGVDLLSLDVEPKVSTTIQTEREAETPSFGWADLQVELLKEGIAMAEALPDHAAVIRFCLSALKALHTHLTPSNQSQLVKLYPKALSIIRRRAIDFDGIPWWLPGRIVLSVEISSLSVNKMPFEHSRTEISTSEKKEGRKDPFLYNPRLKGPGVGKTTLVANEQVDVYVTLQNVFSFDLEIQDVSLLTDGVPFVTTPLPIMLPASSVQTVRVTGMAPAAGSLQIKGVNVRLMDGSAAEILLPVADAAGSKRDSKRRSHILADAARTKRQGLEARNSMLLSADGLPALPTQQDEHKWLECQIVEEQPLLWIKQTSLTHGTVMLYNGEKSIIRITLENSSTVPVDFVKLSFEDSVSREAQIVVAEGELSPEQAYEIDYDALNRPVFSWDSPGDLVIPPGGRTVLTVYCLGKVGCVDGSIRIDYGYINRKEESASSTFYTRRLTFPILFTVYHTLECYSLDVAPSSEDKQTGSVNGPTSQPAFSASTDDSLRRALKETDDRDVLFCINIRNVYGVPFEVALGTAQTADESAEPLVVTRLVPPGATERLVLPIRRQGLTQEERSRAIPSLTGRQYVVQKGKRSEAELARTREAFWFRENLLQLVEISWREPGSLRSGTLSLRDQALAGAQLDAFRLDELAVSLTVEPRNKETLQAMDFVDLRINVANNLERPLRPYVRLEAIPTSSNDSSWTSPAPPPAPRRVSSLPATPVPVAKTVAFDGVLDATLPLLQPGESASHVVGAVLLASGTYNFRAAAEEIVPTSSIPPTVCFSPNVAVNVA from the exons ATGAGCTCGACACCGGCACCACAGCTGTCAgcgctcgccgacccgcTGGCACTCGCGCGGCTGcaggtcctcctcgtgccCGTCCACAActccgccagcagcagcaaggggAATGTAGATCTCACCGACGCTGTCTTCGACCACTGGTCTGGCCTGTTCCGCTCGCACCAGACGCTACGCGGAGACGAGATCCTGCACGGCGccttgtcgccgcgctcgccgagcgcacgccCGGGCAAGGATGGGCAAGGACCTCGCGGGAGATTCCTGCCCAACGCGTCCGCTGCGTCGATATCGCGCGGCGGGAGCTCAAACCACGTCCATCTCGCCTTTCCGTCCCAGCCGCCAGCAAAGCACCTCTACCCGCTCAGCTTGCTGCGTATGACGTCGTTTCcactggtcgtcgtcggtaTCGCGGTcgaagacggcgacgacgaggtcgagggatACAGCGTCGATGGGAAGCTGGAGCCGGCTAAAGATAAGAAGGGAAGGCCACGACCGACTCTTCAGACACAGGGATGGGACTCGGCGTTCAGACACACCCTCGCGTCCATCCTGCCCGAGACGTCGGCATTCCCGCTCGTCAAGCGCCTGGTTCTTGTGCCATCGCAgacgccatcgccgagctcgagacaGGGCACCCCGGCGCGGAAGGGCAGTTTGCAACGAAAGGATTCGAGTACAGGGGGACAGACAGTCGTTCGCGCCCCTCTCGACGGAGGAGATAACTGGGTCGCGAGGCTGCTGGgagagctcgtcggcgaggtgtttggcgagctcggggaacTG GCCGCTTCACTTGAATCTCCAGCCGGCATGAACATCCTCTCGGGCACGCTCCTtccgtcgttgtcgtcggcgatgCCGTCGCCAAGCCACCCCCagtcgccggcctcgccggccgcagccgcgaggtcgcggccaCAATCTGCCAGCAGCGCATCGTCCCGCCCTTCAAGCCTGGTACACAGCAACTCGCTTCCAATCGTCCCGTCGAGTCcaggccacggcggcgcctcCCGCACTCTCACGCCCGGCGGTCGACCAACCTCGATCCAAAACCCGTCCGCACCGCCAATCCAGGCCTCGGCCATCGCACCTGCCCCCTCACCTGTGCAGACCTCGTCTAATCCGTTCAGACGATCAGGCGTTCTCAGCTCACCGTTCAACCGATCGTCGTCTGCTAACGCGAACGCGTCTGCCAATgtcgccgcagcagccctCGCGAAGGACATTGCTGGTATGGCCAAGTACACGACCGCTCCGTTGGCGGGCATCGCAggcggccgcctcctcaagctcctcggcgacatgtACCTCATCACTGGAAtgtacgccgacgccatcaagTGCTATGACGACGGTGCTGAGCGGGCACGCTCTGTTGGCGACGTCCTTTGGGAGGCACTGGCTCGCGAAGGCCGAGCAGTCGCTGGTGTTGGTGAAGCCTGGGAGGCCCGTGACGGATCA AACCTCTCCACTCCTTTCCCCACGTCCCCCATCCCTGTCGAAATCTTATCTCACTACTTCTCAGCTCTTGCTTGTTTGAGCAGGTCGCCTCTGCCCTTCCCTCCAACCCAGATCTTATCACCCACACCACAGACAGCAAGTGGGTCATTCCCGATCGGAACCCGTGTGTCGGCTCCACAAATCGGAACTGGCGAGGGCTTGCTGGCGTACCTCTACACCTCTATGTGCCTCCGTATCAGCCACTTTGTGCTGTTGATCTTCGCCGCGGGCGGCTGGGGGTCGATTGCCCTCTCCTCGCTCATCTCTCACACCCTACCACGGTCGTTCCCTCCATTACTGGAAACGCAGAATGACCTCTCGGCGCTGAGGAAGAGACGGCTGCTGTTGAATCAGTTGGCGAGCCAGTCGCAGCTCACTCGCACCTCGATCCTcggccacgccgaggcggctcTTGGATCGTACAAACGTGCCATGCCAAAGACGGAGCAGCTCGCAGTGTACGTCGAAGTCGCCTGGCTTGCACGGTGGCTAGACCTCGAAcgcaaggaggccgccgcgacTAGACAGCTGGCGTCTTTGCTCGTGCAGGTCATCACggagggccgcgaggagAGCAAGAGATTCGCTTCACAGCTGGCCACAGACACGGATGCCGGAAAGGACGACAACGCTACGGGTATCGGACTTGGGCTGCCTGTTTCGGTCAACGACCCCAGATCTCTCCGTCGCCGAGAGTCGGCCGAGGGGAATGCCAGTATTATCTCTCTGTTCGAACGAGCGTGCCAAGTCTTTGGCGTCGACCTGTTGTCCTTGGATGTGGAGCCCAAGGTTTCCACCACCATCCAGACGGAACGTGAGGCGGAGACCCCGTCGTTTGGATGGGCCGACTTGCAAGTTGAGCTGTTGAAGGAGGGGATTGCCATGGCTGAGGCCCTGCCTG accacgccgccgtcattAGATTCTGTCTCTCGGCCCTCAAGGCCCTCCACACACACCTCACCCCGTCAAATCAGAGCCAACTCGTCAAGCTGTACCCGAAAGCCCTCAGCATTATCCGTCGCCGAGCCATTGACTTTGACGGCATTCCCTGGTGGCTCCCTGGACGGATTGTCCTCAGTGTGGAGATCTCCAGCTTGTCTGTCAACAAGATGCCTTTCGAGCACTCGCGCACAGAGATCTCGACGtcggagaagaaggagggaCGGAAAGATCCATTCTTATACAACCCTCGTCTCAAGGGCCCTGGCGTAGGCAAGACGACCTTGGTCGCGaacgagcaggtcgacgtCTACGTTACGCTCCAGAACGTGTTCTCCTTCGACTTGGAGATTCAGGACGTTTCGCTTTT AACCGACGGTGTGCCGTTCGTCACCACTCCGCTGCCAATAATGCTGCCTGCATCGTCCGTCCAGACTGTTCGAGTGACAGGCATGGCACCGGCCGCTGGGTCATTACAGATTAAAGGTGTCAATGTTCGTCTGATggacggctcggcggcggagatCCTTCTCCCAGTAGCGGACGCCGCGGGCTCGAAACGCGACAGCAAGCGCCGGAGCCACATCCTGGCCGACGCGGCTAGGACCAAACGCCAGGGCCTGGAGGCTCGTAACTCGATGCTGCTGTCTGCGGATGGCCTGCCCGCACTGCCAACCCAGCAGGACGAGCACAAGTGGCTCGAGTGTCAGATTGTCGAAGAGCAGCCACTGCTGTGGATCAAGCAGACGTCTCTTACCCACGGCACGGTGATGCTGTACAATGGCGAGAA GTCCATCATTCGGATCACGCTGGAGAACAGCTCGACAGTCCCAGTGGACTTTGTCAAGCTGTCCTTTGAGGACTCTGTGTCCAGGGAGGCACAGATTGTTgtggcggagggcgagctgtCGCCCGAGCAGGCATACGAGATTGACTACGATGCGCTCAATAGGCCCGTGTTCTCGTGGGACTCGCCGGGCGATCTCGTCATTCCTCCTGGAGGCCGAACAGTTCTCACCGTCTACTGTTTGGGCAAGGTCGGATG CGTCGATGGATCCATTCGGATCGACTATGGCTACATCAACCGCAAGGAAGAGAGCGCGTCCAGCACGTTCTACACCAGGCGTCTGACATTCCCGATCCTGTTCACCGTCTACCACACCCTCGAGTGCTACTCGCTGGACGTT gcgccgtcgtccgaaGACAAGCAGACGGGAAGCGTCAACGGGCCCACATCACAGCCCGCCTTCTCCgcgtcgaccgacgacagCCTGCGGCGAGCACTGAAGGAGACCGACGACCGTGACGTGCTCTTCTGCATCAACATTCGCAACGTCTACGGTGTGCCCTTTgaggtcgccctcggcactgCTCAGACGGCCGATGAGTCGGCCGAGCCGCTGGTCGTCACGCGGCTGGTTCCACCCGGTGCGACGGAGCGCCTAGTCCTCCCTATCAGACGGCAGGGGCTGACCCAGGAGGAGCGTTCCCGCGCCATCCCGTCGCTCACTGGACGGCAGTACGTCGTACAGAAGGGCAAGCggtccgaggccgagcttgcgcgcaCGCGTGAAGCCTTTTGGTTTAGAGAAAAtctcctccagctcgtcgagatctCGTGGCGCGAGCCCGGATCACTCCGTTCCGGAACCCTGTCGTTGCGCGACCAGGCCCTGGCGGgagcccagctcgacgcgttccgcctcgacgagctcgctgtCAGCCTGACCGTCGAGCCGCGGAACAAGGAGACGCTACAGGCCATGGACTTTGTCGACCTGCGCATCAACGTGGCGAACAATCTCGAGCGCCCGCTACGACCATacgtccgcctcgaggccatccCCACGTCCTCCAACGACAGCTCGTGGACCTCACCCGCCCCTCCGCCAGCACCAAGACGTGTCAGCTCCCTTCCCGCCACACCTGTACCTGTCGCCAAGACTGTGGCGTTtgacggcgtcctcgacgcaACTCTCCCCCTGCTTCAGCCGGGCGAGAGTGCGTCCCATGTTGTTGGCGCAGTCTTACTAGCCTCGGGGACGTACAACTTCCGTGCCGCGGCTGAGGAGATTGTCCCCACGTCCTCCATTCCTCCGACCGTTTGCTTCTCCCCCAACGTGGCAGTCAATGTGGCGTAG